The Dendropsophus ebraccatus isolate aDenEbr1 chromosome 3, aDenEbr1.pat, whole genome shotgun sequence genome includes a region encoding these proteins:
- the LOC138785489 gene encoding pescadillo homolog, which produces MGGLEKKKYESGSATNYITRNKARKKLQLSLPDFRRLCILKGIYPHEPKHKKKVNKGSTAPRTFYLLKDIKFLLHEPIVGKFREYKVPHLY; this is translated from the exons TATGAGAGCGGTTCAGCCACCAACTACATCACAAGAAATAAGGCGCGAAAGAAGCTGCAGTTGAGCCTGCCAGATTTTAG ACGTCTCTGCATCCTGAAAGGAATCTATCCTCATGAACCCAAACACAAGAAAAAAGTCAACAAGGGATCTACAGCGCCCCGGACCTTTTATCTATTGAAGGACATCAAGTTTCTTCTGCATGAACCTATTGTGGGAAAGTTCAGAGAGTACAAG GTACCCCACCTTTATTGA